A region from the Rhodamnia argentea isolate NSW1041297 chromosome 7, ASM2092103v1, whole genome shotgun sequence genome encodes:
- the LOC115754314 gene encoding RNA-binding KH domain-containing protein RCF3, whose product MERSRSKRSYYYENDYDSEALGRAKPRHNHHHSPGPAAVHRNRGGGGHRQDSSLMVTTSYRILCHDAKAGGVIGKSGSIIKSIRQHTGAWINVHELVSGDSERIIEISDTRRRDPDGRMPAFSPAQEALLLIHERIMESDAYNGGEYEDGGAGNRAVTRLVVSRMHVGSLLGKRGKIIEQMRVETKTQIRILPRDHTLPRCVTMAEEIVQVVGDVNAVKHAISVISHRLRESQHRDRDNFHGRIHSPERFPSDDEFIPHINNSTRRSSGDGTSYGSRPSLTNARSNNYFSRSCGLPPDSEAAPRTDDMQPLDGDELVFRILCPIGKIDKVAGESAGIIELLRADVGVDVRISDPVAGSDEHVIIISSEEGPDDELFPAQEALLHIQTRIVDLFPDKDNIITTRLLVPSTDIGCLEGKDGPLYEIKKSTGASVQILPKGDLPGSAFTDDELVQIVGEIKSAREALVQVTSILRNHFYREISEKDSPPPPEIEPIPSNSITNREAQGAHDPVTTTQLGIHNVATAHPSKDNGSSGPETGRRNEGESRDDAPSLSRVPAVTLVTRSTLEVIIPESAVPKLIAKSKSKLSQISELSGASVILLEDKPEATTQKVIQISGTPEQAERAQSLLQGFILSTQEDGP is encoded by the exons ATGGAGAGATCCAGATCCAAGAGGAGCTACTACTACGAAAATGACTACGATTCCGAAGCACTCGGCAGGGCCAAGCCCCGGCACAACCACCACCACTCCCCCGGCCCCGCCGCGGTGCACCGAaaccgcggcggcggcgggcacCGGCAGGACTCCTCCCTCATGGTCACCACGAGCTACCGCATCCTCTGCCACGATGCCAAGGCCGGGGGCGTGATCGGCAAGTCCGGGTCCATCATCAAGTCCATAAGGCAGCACACGGGCGCGTGGATCAACGTCCACGAGCTCGTCTCCGGCGACAGCGAGCGGATCATCGAGATCTCCGACACGCGGAGGCGGGACCCCGACGGGCGAATGCCGGCCTTCTCGCCCGCTCAGGAGGCTCTGTTGTTGATTCACGAGAGGATTATGGAGAGTGACGCGTATAATGGCGGGGAGTACGAGGACGGAGGGGCCGGGAATCGGGCGGTGACGAGGCTCGTTGTCTCGAGGATGCATGTGGGGAGCTTGTTGGGGAAACGAGGGAAGATAATTGAGCAGATGAGGGTTGAGACCAAGACTCAGATTAGGATTTTGCCCCGAGATCACACATTGCCTCGATGCGTTACCATGGCTGAGGAGATCGTTCAG GTTGTAGGCGATGTGAATGCTGTGAAACATGCAATATCAGTTATTTCACATCGCTTGAGGGAGAGTCAACATCGTGACCGCGATAATTTTCATGGGAGAATCCATTCACCAGAGCGGTTCCCTTCTGATGATGAGTTCATTCCTCACATAAACAACTCAACACGCCGTTCATCTGGCGACGGGACTTCATATGGTTCACGGCCCAGTCTGACCAATGCAAGAAGCAATAACTACTTCTCTCGTTCATGTGGCTTACCACCAGATTCCGAGGCTGCTCCCAGGACTGATGATATGCAGCCACTGGATGGGGATGAACTTGTGTTTCGAATCTTATGTCCtattggaaaaattgataaGGTTGCTGGAGAATCTGCTGGAATTATAGAATTACTCAGAGCTGATGTTGGTGTGGATGTTAGGATTAGTGACCCCGTGGCTGGCTCAGATGAACATGTGATTATTATTTCATCTGAGGAG ggtCCTGATGATGAACTCTTTCCAGCCCAAGAAGCTTTGTTGCACATCCAAACTCGGATTGTTGATCTTTTTCCTGATAAAGACAACATTATAACCACAAGATTACTTGTCCCATCTACTGATATTGGGTGCTTAGAGGGAAAAGACGGACCTCtgtatgaaataaaaaaatcgaccGGTGCAAGTGTACAGATTCTTCCAAAAGGAGATCTTCCTGGCAGTGCTTTCACAGATGATGAGCTTGTTCAG ATTGTAGGGGAAATAAAATCAGCTAGGGAAGCCCTTGTTCAGGTGACATCAATATTACGGAACCATTTCTACAGGGAAATTTCCGAAAAAGACTCACCTCCTCCTCCCGAAATTGAGCCGATTCCTTCCAATAGTATTACTAATCGCGAAGCTCAAGGTGCACATGATCCTGTGACAACAACTCAGCTTGGAATTCACAATGTTGCGACAGCACATCCATCAAAG GACAATGGGAGTTCTGGTCCTGAGACAGGAAGGCGTAATGAAGGTGAGAGTCGTGATGATGCCCCTAGCTTGAGCAG GGTACCTGCTGTTACGCTTGTCACACGGAGTACCCTCGAAGTTATCATACCAGAGTCTGCAGTTCCAAAGCTGATAGCAAAATCCAAAAGCAAGCTGTCGCAGATAAGTGAG TTGTCAGGGGCTAGTGTGATCCTGCTAGAGGATAAACCAGAAGCAACAACTCAGAAGGTTATTCAGATATCGGGCACTCCGGAGCAGGCTGAGAGAGCCCAGAGTCTGCTGCAAGGGTTTATTTTGAGCA CTCAAGAAGATGGTCCTTGA
- the LOC115754320 gene encoding protein PLASTID TRANSCRIPTIONALLY ACTIVE 7 codes for MAMALCSCSLPFAASSSAPTQSVNGRTRALPSKAPFLVISQSRSGGRGRRVWRRRKLTKKDDLLQYQMERIPFLEEQERKIKETGKLLTMDIERLLLSEDNRFDFVNDVAAEAKEYVENNRDEYGGTKKAILHVLSNRVNDSGFYRPEAYSESEPFRPGPGYLKEEFT; via the exons ATGGCCATGGCTCTCTGCTCCTGCTCACTTCCTTTCGCTGCGTCGTCAAGCGCGCCG ACACAATCGGTGAATGGACGGACGCGGGCACTTCCGTCGAAGGCACCGTTTTTg GTGATTTCGCAGTCGCGGAGCGGTGGGCGGGGTCGGCGAGTGTGGCGGCGAAGAAAACTG ACAAAGAAAGATGACTTGTTGCAATACCAAATGGAGAGGATTCCTTTCCTTGAGGAGCAGGAGAGGAAAATAAAGGAAACAGGAAAGCTATTGACGATGGACATTGAGAGGCTTCTGCTGTCGGAGGACAATCGGTTTGATTTTGTTAATGATGTGGCGGCGGAGGCGAAGGAGTATGTTGAGAACAACAGGGATGAGTACGGCGGCACTAAGAAAGCCATCCTTCATGTACTCAGTAACCGTGTGAACGATTCCGGGTTTTATCGACCAGAGGCATATTCAGAATCCGAACCCTTCAGACCTGGGCCTGGTTACTTGAAAGAGGAATTTACCTGA
- the LOC115754280 gene encoding uncharacterized protein LOC115754280 isoform X2, whose product MAPKVKTLVLAFLMLLMISFSLGLPGEFDGSDAKPSLRKDGESLKIRKLGMVDSLLDYDDACANPKHDPRKKGCKNAP is encoded by the exons ATGGCTCCTAAGGTCAAGACCCTTGTTCTTGCTTTCCTGATGTTGCtgatgatttccttctctcTAG GCTTGCCGGGGGAGTTCGATGGGTCGGACGCGAAACCCTCGCTTCGTAAG GACGGTGAAAGCCTGAAAATTCGGAAGCTCGGGATGGTCGATAGCCTCCTCGACTACGACGACGCGTGTGCCAATCCTAAGCATGATCCCCGGAAGAAGGGCTGCAAGAATGCTccttga
- the LOC115754280 gene encoding uncharacterized protein LOC115754280 isoform X1 gives MAPKVKTLVLAFLMLLMISFSLGLPGEFDGSDAKPSLRKISSKDGESLKIRKLGMVDSLLDYDDACANPKHDPRKKGCKNAP, from the exons ATGGCTCCTAAGGTCAAGACCCTTGTTCTTGCTTTCCTGATGTTGCtgatgatttccttctctcTAG GCTTGCCGGGGGAGTTCGATGGGTCGGACGCGAAACCCTCGCTTCGTAAG ATCTCCTCAAAGGACGGTGAAAGCCTGAAAATTCGGAAGCTCGGGATGGTCGATAGCCTCCTCGACTACGACGACGCGTGTGCCAATCCTAAGCATGATCCCCGGAAGAAGGGCTGCAAGAATGCTccttga